The DNA sequence AACCAATTGTTAACATTCTCTTTATCTTGTATCTGAATacccctaaaactatccttattgATATGAAGTGCCATAACTTGTGACCAATACAAATAAGAAAGGAGAAATTGGGCATCCTTATTTAATTCTGCATCTAATATCGAATCTCAGAGGTTCCATGGGATAATTTAAGAGCTGTTGCTATTACTATAATAAAGTGTCACATTAAAAATATTGACCAAAACCCCAAAAAATTGTCTCAAAAATAAGtgttcaactgtatcaaaagccttgtaAAAttctacaaataaaataaagccATCTTCCATAATGTGCTCATTGTAATCTATCAAGTCCAACACTAGTAGGATATTATTACATATGTCTGCCCTTCATAAAACCAGACTGGGTATCATCAATAATTTGGTCAATACCCTTTTTAAGTCTTTCTGCAAAGATGGATGCAATTAGTTTTCCATCATTGTTCATTAATGTGATTGGTCTCCAATTTTCTATCATCATGGGATCTTTGTTTGGTTTGTGGATTACAGAAAGTAGGCCTCGTCATAGAAATAAGTAGGACCCCTAAATCAATTGCCTCCTTAAAGATATCAAATATAAATTCAACAATACcctaaaggagaggagagtagtagtaGCTATTAGGTGCCATATAACTAACTACATAAGATGTATATTTACTCTTCAACGGAAAAAAGGGAGCATCACTGGTGTTTAGCGAAACATTATCATTTTGTACAGTAAACGTTTACATCAAATTCAGCTGTGcatctgtagctagctaacagtgttGTGCAGGCCCCACATGACACAGCAAGAAAAACTGCGAGAACTAGTGGACAGTCATTAGCACGAGTTTGCTAATTTAGGTAGCTTGTTGACTACCTAATTGTAGCAAATTCACTGTCAAATTAGCAAACGTTAGTTAGATACATACACATCACTTAGCAAATGTTAGCACAACATGAAAAACACATGCATGTCGctgtcagttagctagctaatgttaactacCTAAGCTGCTAGCTAACAGTTAGGTAGATGGCTGGCTTTTATCTTtgacatagctagctaaagttagcttgcTAACCGGCACTGGTATAATCTTGCGGCCATATAACTCTGTGGAACAGTATTATTTGTATGTGTTCTCTTTTACTAGTTATATGTCTAGCTACATCCATAGAAAACACATACCGATCTTAGCTAAAAGGTAGtgttagtagctagctagttatttgTACTAGAAACCgaaagctagctaactttagccagctaaCAAAGCGAACGTTATTGGTTACCGGACTCTATCTAGGTAAAGTTAAAACCAACATTAGTTAGCAACGCCAACTTACTCTCCTCCTGAAGCCATGGTGCTCCGCTTGGTATGTCCAACAAATAAAACCTGATTTCTTCCTCTTCTCGTGTGTTTCTCTTCAGTGAGTGCAACACCAACAGCTAACtctgggtgcgttcgtaaattcactctggagggCCAGCGAGCGCTAAGTACGTTCGTAAATTCATCTGTTATTCTGCGTTCTGGCACacacagacgagagtgctctgaaatgggtgtagatagccagagtgaatttacgaacacaccctctGATCGGCGCTGCGGTTGACAGGGCAGTGATCCTGTACGTCAATGATCCAATCTGACTAAAACGTCATTTTCTACTTAACATTGGCCTTATTTCAATTTTGTTTTTCCCCCATGACAAAACTTGTCTATGTACTATTACCACAAAATGAAAAAAAGGGGAAACAGTTAAAACAATTTGCTATTACTATACAAATTCACAATCCCATGTTTTTTAAAGCGCTGTAGAAATGCACTGTTATTAACAACGTGAACGTGTAGGCAGAATGTCTAGGGTTGTCACGCCTAGGAACTGTCATAAATTTGCTCCTTCAGAAATCTGCAGCAGTCAGCAAGACCTATTATGCCATAGGTGACATGGTTCCAAATTCAGATGAGACTTCAAAGTTCTTGTTAATGCTTTGATTGTGAAGCATAACCTAGACAGAGATTCTTATTAAAAACACTTATATGATTATCCATCATTAATGTCTGGGAAACAAACATTTGCCTTTTCTGGccaaaggttttttttttttttttaataatgctTTTGGAGGGCctttcagtgagtaggccaacTAAATATGGCTTCTGAGGATAATTGAGACACTTAAATTGCTATATTTTAACATTACTTCAAATCACTTGGGAAAAAGTGAGTCAGTGAGATATCCAGCATTTTGCAGTAAAAAGTGAACACTTCATTTGTGCTTAACTCATTTGAAGAAGTATTTACTGGATTATCTTAGTACGTGACCCTCATCTAGTCTGGCTGACACCAACTCTGTGTAGTCCCGTGGGTCACATCAGCCAGGCTACTCTGCATCACCTTTCCAGGTTGAATGCACTgattgtaagtcactttggacACGGTAAGTCTGCTAAATGGCCAAAATGTACTTCTggaagagagaggacgagagCCAGTCGAAAAAAGCTCCATGGGTCCTGGAGTAGAAAGACTTTATTCTCTGTTAGAGACATCTGTACAGTAATATCAAATGCCACTTTATTTTCAGATTTGTTTTTAAAGTTTAACATCCGCACTATGCAAACATTGACAATAGCTGACCAAAAATAAGACTAGTCAAAGCTTGCCAGGAAGGTCAAGACGATCTGCTTAAGCTGGGCATCTGCGGTTTCTGAGATTTTGCCATCAGCTCTGCAAGCAGAAACAAAAGGGGTTAAAATATGTTCACGCCATGGTACAATGTTCAAAAGGAGTCCAATAACAATACGGAACATAAAGCTAAAGCTGGCAAAAACGTGGTGGTAGTTGATTTGATTTACCTAATTTGTGCTAGGAGGTCCTGGTGCTGGCTGAGAACATGTTGAAGAAAAGCCTTCTCAAACTTTGTGATCTTGGTTGGGTCCATTTTGTCCAAGTGTCCCCTCACACCAGCATAGATGACTGTAACCTGCTCCTCAATGGCCATGGGGCCTGCAGGTCAAAAAGAATGCAGTCAGTCACATAGGCAAGGGAATAAATAAAGCACATCAGTGAACAGAGCAAACTTTACCAAGGACGACCAGCTGGAAATACAGAGCTCAGTTTCATCTACACAATCAATTTATTTAACAGGGACCGTGCACAcgttaatttacattttagttcaTTAAAATTATACAAATGTGACTAGAACATCGCATCCTAGGAGATACTCACAGTACTGCCCCTGCTTGAGGAGCTCAGTAAGGCGAACACCACGGTTCAGCAGCTGCTGGGTGGCAGCGTCCAAGTCGGAACCAAACTGTGCGAAGGCAGCCACCTCACGGTACTGGGCCAGCTCCAGCTTCATGGTACCTGCCACCTTACCAGGGAGGAAACAGGATCAgtcgttttttttatttaactaggcaagtcagtaaaaaacaaattcttatttacaatgacggcctaccccggccacacctggacaacgctgggccaattgtgcgccgcactatgggactcccaatcacagccggatatgatacagcctggattcgaaccagggactgtagtgacacctcttgcactgagatgcagtgccttagactgctgcgccactcgggagtcaaAAGTGGGACGCTTTCCCCTTCGTGTGAGTTTCTAAGGCAGGTGCCTAAAGCCAGATGACAAATACTGGCGAAAGAAATTAGTGGCCCACCTGCTTCATGGCTTTGGTCTGGGCGGCAGAGCCGACACGTGACACAGACAGACCTACGTTGATGGCTGGTCGAATACCTTTGTAGAACAACTCAGTCTCCAAGAATATCTGAGAGAGAAAAGAAGCATGAGTGGAGTCATGGGTTCAGTGTTTCAATAGAGTAAACACTGAAACAGTCAATCAATCCTAAAATGACAAGTGCCATTACCAAAAATGGCAAATCAGGAATAAATGCGAGGATAGGTTTGAGGTAGCTCCATTTAAAATCCGATCGTTACAATTATATTTTCAGCTCCTGGTTAATTATGAAATCCATATTTTAGCACACCTGTCCGTCTGTGATGGAGATGACATTGGTTGGAATGTAGGCGGAAACATCACCGGCCTGGGTCTCAATGACGGGCAGGGCAGTGAGGGAGCCGCCTCCGAAGTTTTCGTTCATCTTGGCTGCTCTCTCTAGCAAACGAGAATGGAGGTAGAACACATCCCCGGGGTAGGCCTCACGACCGGGGGGACGACGTAGCAGCAGGGACATCTGACGGTAAGCCACAGCCTGTGACAGGTGGGAAGCAAGGTTTGCGTCACATGAAGGTTGAGCATAGAATAAGTGCCACCCTATACCCCATAGTGTTTTACTGCATTGTCAGAGCCGCATAGGGCTGGTGGAAGTAGTATATTAACTGAGGAATAGAGTTATTTAAGATCAACCTTAATCACATATCGACCTCCAAGCCCCATCGCTTGAACTGACCTGCTTGGACAAATCGTCGTAGATGATGAGGGCGTGCTTGCCGTTGTCTCTGAAGAACTCTCCCATGGAACACCCAGAGTAAGGGGCCAGATACTGCAGGGGAGCGGCATCGGAGGCTGTGGCGGACACCACAATGGTGTACTTCATGGCGTCGGCGTCAGTCAGCCTCTTCACTAGCTGGGCCACGGTGGATCTCTTCTGACCAATGGCGACGTAGATGCAGTACAGCTTCTTCTTCTCATCAGTGCCGTCGTTGAAGCGCTTCTGGTTGATGATGGTGTCGATGGCAATGGCGGTTTTGCTACAAAGGAAAGACACTGGAATTGTATCATTTATAAAAACCCAAGTGAAtgacaaaacatgcatgtgtaACAGCAGTGCATTCTGTTCTGCTCCAAGCGGGGAACGAACAAGCAACCTtctgcacaacacacacacaactcaaagCCAACCGTCTTAGCCAACACACCAAGTGACTAGTCTGTCACTCTGTGAGCGACACTTGCCTTTAGATCTTAGGGAAGGTGTGAGGTCACCGATGTACTTCAGCCAATTTGCTACAGGTGATTTCCGCTTCCACTACACACGTATGACCATAAGTCGACATATAACATGTCTACCATGAAAAACACAAGGAGCtgattaacaggcctttacttgACCATTGTCCTCAATAACAAGATGAACTGCTGGTTTAGGAATAAGACATAAGTGGATAAGACAGACATTACTTAATTTCCCCCTCCAATTTCCCCAGGCATTAGCAACTACTACAACTTAAGTTCACATGGTATAGGAATTGAATACCGAGCCTAGCCAGGgaggctggtagcctagtggttagagcattggactagtaaccgaaaggttgcaagatcaaatccccgagctgacaaggtaaaaatctgtcattctgcccctgaacaagggtgttaacccactgttcataggctgtcattgaaaataagaatttgttaaccgactttccttgttaaataaaggtaaacaaacTAAAATATTCACACCTGTAGGGCTATAGTCTTACCCAGTCTGCCTGTCACCGATGATCAGCTCACGCTGACCTCGGCCAATGGGCACCAGGCTGTCCACGGCCTTGATGCCAGTCTGCATGGGCTCTCTCACAGAAATACGGGGGATGATGCCAGGTGCCTTAAGACCCACACGCCTACGGATGCTGGACCCAAGGGGACCCTACAAAGAAGCAGTATCAAAGAAAATATGACTTTACACCCATCAC is a window from the Salmo trutta chromosome 23, fSalTru1.1, whole genome shotgun sequence genome containing:
- the atp5fa1 gene encoding ATP synthase F(1) complex subunit alpha, mitochondrial, which codes for MLSVRVAAALVRTLPRRAGFVSKNVSAAACVGARHLHTTKPWMAKTGTAEVSSILEEKILGADTSADLEETGRVLSIGDGIARVYGLRNVQAEEMVEFSSGLKGMSLNLEPDNVGVVVFGNDKLIKEGDIVKRTGAIVDVPVGEQLLGRVVDALGNAIDGKGPLGSSIRRRVGLKAPGIIPRISVREPMQTGIKAVDSLVPIGRGQRELIIGDRQTGKTAIAIDTIINQKRFNDGTDEKKKLYCIYVAIGQKRSTVAQLVKRLTDADAMKYTIVVSATASDAAPLQYLAPYSGCSMGEFFRDNGKHALIIYDDLSKQAVAYRQMSLLLRRPPGREAYPGDVFYLHSRLLERAAKMNENFGGGSLTALPVIETQAGDVSAYIPTNVISITDGQIFLETELFYKGIRPAINVGLSVSRVGSAAQTKAMKQVAGTMKLELAQYREVAAFAQFGSDLDAATQQLLNRGVRLTELLKQGQYCPMAIEEQVTVIYAGVRGHLDKMDPTKITKFEKAFLQHVLSQHQDLLAQIRADGKISETADAQLKQIVLTFLASFD